One window from the genome of Cucumis melo cultivar AY chromosome 10, USDA_Cmelo_AY_1.0, whole genome shotgun sequence encodes:
- the LOC103500169 gene encoding SAC3 family protein A isoform X1 yields the protein MNQGGNTETFVPAQPSSLEIQHIGDGNQSAATSTYLPLTPAPEAITWANHKVDGSSNENGLLSNSTYQYNQQVLPPARNVQDGLNVSSVACSSSSFVTSNAPQDYNAYAQYSNSTDPYGYANAGYQGYYNNYQQQPNHSYSQPVGAYQNTGAPYQPLSSYQNTGFYAGSTSYSTTYYNPGDYQTAGGYPTSSYSNQTTSWNGGNYGNYVPNQYAQYTPDSSGAYSSTSTNASSLQYQQQCKQWADYYSQTEVSCAPGTEKLSTPSIANAGYPAHGSTNYPAPNSQPPPPSYTPSWRPESGSSELVSAQPGAVSSGNHDGYWKHGAPNSQVHLTNATQPHFEKPLDLKNSYDSFQDQQKSAGPQGPNLQYPAHLASQSYQLPSQSVSPVEARRTKLQIPTNPRIASNLSILKTSKDSSTADAPVQPAYVSVSLPKPNEKELSNDTTESALKPGMFPKSLRGYVERAMARCKDEKLMTSCQSVLKEMITKATADGTLYTKDWDVEPLFPLPSADAVNTDNLQVPTPISSLSKSRRSPSRRSKSRWEPLPVEKPAEPPPPHNNGAAAKYGGWANVSEREKKTLSGNSDMKDVSNSRFPLWDQRTVGKISQGPAKKQRVANGSPPDNDGPSSDSDKEQSLTAYYSGAMALANSPEEKKKRENRSKRFDKGHGHRGENNHFKPKNAGIGSLYTRRASALVIGKNLENGGGRAVEDIDWDALTIKGTCQEIEKRYLRLTSAPDPSSVRPEEVLEKALNMVKMSQKNYLYKCDQLKSIRQDLTVQRIRNQLTAKVYETHGRLALEVGDLPEYNQCQSQLKTLYAEGIEGCHMEFAAYNLLCAILHSNNRRDLLSLMSRLSDQAKKDVAVNHALAVRAAVTSENYVKFFRLYKAAPNLNACLMDLYAEKMRYKAINCMSRSYRPSLPVPYVAQVLGFSTSFGDEVKDKDMDGLEECTEWLKAHGACLITDSNGEMQLDAKASSTTLYMPEPDDAVAHGDANLAVNDFFTRTSS from the exons ATGAATCAAGGCGGCAATACTGAAACCTTTGTTCCAGCGCAACCTAGTTCGCTCGAG atCCAACACATTGGCGATGGAAATCAATCAGCTGCAACATCAACATATCTTCCTCTGACACCTGCTCCAGAAGCCATAACATGGGCCAATCACAAGGTGGATGGCAGTTCCAATGAGAATGGGTTGCTCTCAAATTCCACTTACCAATATAATCAACAAGTGCTTCCACCTGCAAGAAATGTGCAAGATGGTCTAAACGTGTCTTCTGTTGCTTGTAGTTCATCAAGTTTTGTGACATCAAATGCGCCGCAAGATTACAATGCCTATGCTCAATATTCCAATTCTACCGATCCTTATGGTTATGCAAATGCCGGTTACCAAGGTTACTATAACAACTATCAGCAACAACCCAACCATTCTTATTCACAGCCTGTAGGAGCATATCAAAACACAGGTGCTCCTTATCAGCCCCTTTCCTCATATCAAAATACTGGGTTTTATGCTGGGTCTACAAGTTATTCAACCACTTACTACAATCCTGGTGATTATCAGACAGCTGGAGGTTACCCAACTAGCAGCTATAGCAATCAGACTACCTCATGGAATGGTGGCAATTATGGAAATTATGTTCCTAATCAATATGCTCAGTACACACCTGATTCGAGTGGAGCTTACAGTTCCACTTCTACAAATGCAAGTTCTCTACAGTATCAGCAGCAATGCAAGCAGTGGGCCGATTACTATAGTCAAACAGAAGTTAGCTGTGCCCCTGGGACTGAGAAACTGTCCACTCCGAGTATTGCTAATGCAGGGTATCCGGCTCATGGTTCAACCAATTATCCTGCACCAAACAGCCAACCTCCTCCACCGTCATATACTCCATCATGGAGACCAGAATCTGGTTCATCTGAACTGGTTTCTGCTCAG CCTGGTGCTGTAAGTAGTGGTAATCATGATGGTTACTGGAAGCATGGGGCTCCAAATTCTCAAGTGCACCTTACTAATGCTACTCAACCTCACTTTGAAAAGCCTCTAGATTTAAAAAATTCTTATGATAGCTTTCAGGATCAACAGAAAAGTGCAGGTCCCCAGGGGCCCAATTTACAATATCCAGCTCATTTGGCTTCACAGAGTTATCAGTTACCCTCACAATCTGTTTCACCTGTAGAAGCTAGAAGGACCAAGCTGCAGATTCCAACAAACCCTAGGATTGCTTCCAATTTAAGCATACTAAAAACCAGTAAGGATAGCTCCACAGCTGATGCCCCTGTACAACCTGCTTACGTCAGTGTTTCGTTGCCGAAGCCGAATGAAAAAGAATTGTCCAATGATACTACAGAGTCTGCGCTGAAG CCTGGAATGTTCCCTAAATCATTGCGCGGTTATGTTGAGAGGGCTATGGCACGATGTAAAGATGAGAAGCTGATGACATCTTGTCAATCAGTTTTAAAGGAG ATGATCACAAAAGCAACTGCTGATGGCACGCTTTATACGAAAGACTGGGATGTTGAGCCTCTGTTCCCATTGCCAAGTGCAGATGCAGTTAATACAGA CAATTTACAGGTTCCAACTCCTATTTCTTCATTGTCCAAGTCCAGGAGAAGCCCAAGCAGAAGATCCAAGAGTAGATGGGAGCCTTTACCAGTGGAAAAACCAGCTGAACCACCTCCTCCTCATAATAATGGTGCTGCTGCGAAATATGGTGGGTGGGCCAATGTTAGTGAAAGGGAAAAGAAG ACTTTATCTGGAAATTCTGATATGAAGGATGTGAGCAACTCAAGATTTCCTCTCTGGGATCAGAGAACTGTGGGCAAAATTTCCCAAGGACCAGCAAAGAAGCAGCGAGTTGCCAATGGGAGTCCACCAGATAATGACGGGCCATCAAGTGATAGTGATAAGGAGCAAAGTTTGACAGCATACTACTCTGGGGCCATGGCACTTGCAAATTCGCctgaagagaaaaagaaacgGGAAAACCGATCCAAGCGTTTTGATAAAGGGCATGGCCATCGCGGAGAAAATAATCACTTCAAACCTAAAAATGCTGGAATTGGAAGCTTGTATACTCGAAGGGCTAGTGCTTTGGTTATTGGAAAAAATCTGGAAAATGGTGGTGGCAGGGCTGTTGAAGATATTGACTGGGATGCTCTTACCATTAAGGGGACTTGCCAGGAAATTGAGAAACGTTATCTCCGTCTTACTTCTGCTCCTGACCCGAGCAGT GTAAGACCCGAAGAAGTTCTGGAAAAAGCTCTCAATATGGTTAAAATGTCTCAAAAGAATTATCTATATAAATGTGATCAATTGAAATCCATTCGTCAGGATTTAACTGTACAGAGAATTCGGAATCAACTAACAGCGAAG GTATACGAGACTCATGGTCGATTAGCCTTAGAAGTTGGTGACCTTCCCGAGTATAATCAG TGTCAATCACAGCTAAAGACTTTGTACGCTGAGGGAATAGAGGGATGCCACATGGAATTTGCTGCTTATAACTTACTCTGTGCGATCTTGCACTCTAACAACAGAAGAGATCTTTTATCATTGATGTCAAG GTTGTCAGATCAAGCAAAAAAGGATGTAGCTGTGAACCATGCTCTCGCTGTTCGTGCCGCTGTCACCTCTGAAAATTATGTCAAGTTCTTCAGACTGTACAAAGCAGCTCCCAACTTAAATGCATGTCTGATGG ATCTCTATGCAGAAAAGATGCGTTACAAAGCCATAAATTGCATGTCTCGATCATATCGCCCTTCTCTACCTGTTCCTTACGTTGCTCAGGTCTTGGGCTTTTCGACTTCATTTGGAGATGAAGTTAAGGATAAGGACATGGATGGATTAGAAGAATGCACGGAATGGTTGAAAGCGCACGGAGCTTGCCTCATAACAGATAGTAATGGAGAGATGCAGCTTGATGCAAAA
- the LOC103500169 gene encoding SAC3 family protein A isoform X2, which translates to MNQGGNTETFVPAQPSSLEIQHIGDGNQSAATSTYLPLTPAPEAITWANHKVDGSSNENGSSSFVTSNAPQDYNAYAQYSNSTDPYGYANAGYQGYYNNYQQQPNHSYSQPVGAYQNTGAPYQPLSSYQNTGFYAGSTSYSTTYYNPGDYQTAGGYPTSSYSNQTTSWNGGNYGNYVPNQYAQYTPDSSGAYSSTSTNASSLQYQQQCKQWADYYSQTEVSCAPGTEKLSTPSIANAGYPAHGSTNYPAPNSQPPPPSYTPSWRPESGSSELVSAQPGAVSSGNHDGYWKHGAPNSQVHLTNATQPHFEKPLDLKNSYDSFQDQQKSAGPQGPNLQYPAHLASQSYQLPSQSVSPVEARRTKLQIPTNPRIASNLSILKTSKDSSTADAPVQPAYVSVSLPKPNEKELSNDTTESALKPGMFPKSLRGYVERAMARCKDEKLMTSCQSVLKEMITKATADGTLYTKDWDVEPLFPLPSADAVNTDNLQVPTPISSLSKSRRSPSRRSKSRWEPLPVEKPAEPPPPHNNGAAAKYGGWANVSEREKKTLSGNSDMKDVSNSRFPLWDQRTVGKISQGPAKKQRVANGSPPDNDGPSSDSDKEQSLTAYYSGAMALANSPEEKKKRENRSKRFDKGHGHRGENNHFKPKNAGIGSLYTRRASALVIGKNLENGGGRAVEDIDWDALTIKGTCQEIEKRYLRLTSAPDPSSVRPEEVLEKALNMVKMSQKNYLYKCDQLKSIRQDLTVQRIRNQLTAKVYETHGRLALEVGDLPEYNQCQSQLKTLYAEGIEGCHMEFAAYNLLCAILHSNNRRDLLSLMSRLSDQAKKDVAVNHALAVRAAVTSENYVKFFRLYKAAPNLNACLMDLYAEKMRYKAINCMSRSYRPSLPVPYVAQVLGFSTSFGDEVKDKDMDGLEECTEWLKAHGACLITDSNGEMQLDAKASSTTLYMPEPDDAVAHGDANLAVNDFFTRTSS; encoded by the exons ATGAATCAAGGCGGCAATACTGAAACCTTTGTTCCAGCGCAACCTAGTTCGCTCGAG atCCAACACATTGGCGATGGAAATCAATCAGCTGCAACATCAACATATCTTCCTCTGACACCTGCTCCAGAAGCCATAACATGGGCCAATCACAAGGTGGATGGCAGTTCCAATGAGAATGG TTCATCAAGTTTTGTGACATCAAATGCGCCGCAAGATTACAATGCCTATGCTCAATATTCCAATTCTACCGATCCTTATGGTTATGCAAATGCCGGTTACCAAGGTTACTATAACAACTATCAGCAACAACCCAACCATTCTTATTCACAGCCTGTAGGAGCATATCAAAACACAGGTGCTCCTTATCAGCCCCTTTCCTCATATCAAAATACTGGGTTTTATGCTGGGTCTACAAGTTATTCAACCACTTACTACAATCCTGGTGATTATCAGACAGCTGGAGGTTACCCAACTAGCAGCTATAGCAATCAGACTACCTCATGGAATGGTGGCAATTATGGAAATTATGTTCCTAATCAATATGCTCAGTACACACCTGATTCGAGTGGAGCTTACAGTTCCACTTCTACAAATGCAAGTTCTCTACAGTATCAGCAGCAATGCAAGCAGTGGGCCGATTACTATAGTCAAACAGAAGTTAGCTGTGCCCCTGGGACTGAGAAACTGTCCACTCCGAGTATTGCTAATGCAGGGTATCCGGCTCATGGTTCAACCAATTATCCTGCACCAAACAGCCAACCTCCTCCACCGTCATATACTCCATCATGGAGACCAGAATCTGGTTCATCTGAACTGGTTTCTGCTCAG CCTGGTGCTGTAAGTAGTGGTAATCATGATGGTTACTGGAAGCATGGGGCTCCAAATTCTCAAGTGCACCTTACTAATGCTACTCAACCTCACTTTGAAAAGCCTCTAGATTTAAAAAATTCTTATGATAGCTTTCAGGATCAACAGAAAAGTGCAGGTCCCCAGGGGCCCAATTTACAATATCCAGCTCATTTGGCTTCACAGAGTTATCAGTTACCCTCACAATCTGTTTCACCTGTAGAAGCTAGAAGGACCAAGCTGCAGATTCCAACAAACCCTAGGATTGCTTCCAATTTAAGCATACTAAAAACCAGTAAGGATAGCTCCACAGCTGATGCCCCTGTACAACCTGCTTACGTCAGTGTTTCGTTGCCGAAGCCGAATGAAAAAGAATTGTCCAATGATACTACAGAGTCTGCGCTGAAG CCTGGAATGTTCCCTAAATCATTGCGCGGTTATGTTGAGAGGGCTATGGCACGATGTAAAGATGAGAAGCTGATGACATCTTGTCAATCAGTTTTAAAGGAG ATGATCACAAAAGCAACTGCTGATGGCACGCTTTATACGAAAGACTGGGATGTTGAGCCTCTGTTCCCATTGCCAAGTGCAGATGCAGTTAATACAGA CAATTTACAGGTTCCAACTCCTATTTCTTCATTGTCCAAGTCCAGGAGAAGCCCAAGCAGAAGATCCAAGAGTAGATGGGAGCCTTTACCAGTGGAAAAACCAGCTGAACCACCTCCTCCTCATAATAATGGTGCTGCTGCGAAATATGGTGGGTGGGCCAATGTTAGTGAAAGGGAAAAGAAG ACTTTATCTGGAAATTCTGATATGAAGGATGTGAGCAACTCAAGATTTCCTCTCTGGGATCAGAGAACTGTGGGCAAAATTTCCCAAGGACCAGCAAAGAAGCAGCGAGTTGCCAATGGGAGTCCACCAGATAATGACGGGCCATCAAGTGATAGTGATAAGGAGCAAAGTTTGACAGCATACTACTCTGGGGCCATGGCACTTGCAAATTCGCctgaagagaaaaagaaacgGGAAAACCGATCCAAGCGTTTTGATAAAGGGCATGGCCATCGCGGAGAAAATAATCACTTCAAACCTAAAAATGCTGGAATTGGAAGCTTGTATACTCGAAGGGCTAGTGCTTTGGTTATTGGAAAAAATCTGGAAAATGGTGGTGGCAGGGCTGTTGAAGATATTGACTGGGATGCTCTTACCATTAAGGGGACTTGCCAGGAAATTGAGAAACGTTATCTCCGTCTTACTTCTGCTCCTGACCCGAGCAGT GTAAGACCCGAAGAAGTTCTGGAAAAAGCTCTCAATATGGTTAAAATGTCTCAAAAGAATTATCTATATAAATGTGATCAATTGAAATCCATTCGTCAGGATTTAACTGTACAGAGAATTCGGAATCAACTAACAGCGAAG GTATACGAGACTCATGGTCGATTAGCCTTAGAAGTTGGTGACCTTCCCGAGTATAATCAG TGTCAATCACAGCTAAAGACTTTGTACGCTGAGGGAATAGAGGGATGCCACATGGAATTTGCTGCTTATAACTTACTCTGTGCGATCTTGCACTCTAACAACAGAAGAGATCTTTTATCATTGATGTCAAG GTTGTCAGATCAAGCAAAAAAGGATGTAGCTGTGAACCATGCTCTCGCTGTTCGTGCCGCTGTCACCTCTGAAAATTATGTCAAGTTCTTCAGACTGTACAAAGCAGCTCCCAACTTAAATGCATGTCTGATGG ATCTCTATGCAGAAAAGATGCGTTACAAAGCCATAAATTGCATGTCTCGATCATATCGCCCTTCTCTACCTGTTCCTTACGTTGCTCAGGTCTTGGGCTTTTCGACTTCATTTGGAGATGAAGTTAAGGATAAGGACATGGATGGATTAGAAGAATGCACGGAATGGTTGAAAGCGCACGGAGCTTGCCTCATAACAGATAGTAATGGAGAGATGCAGCTTGATGCAAAA